Proteins from one Dama dama isolate Ldn47 chromosome 12, ASM3311817v1, whole genome shotgun sequence genomic window:
- the PTGR2 gene encoding prostaglandin reductase 2, translated as MIVQRVVLNSRPGKNGHPVAENFRVEEVNLPDCVNEGQVQVRTLYLSVDPYMRCRMNEDTGSDYITPWQLSQVVDGGGVGIIEESKHPNFTKGDFVTSFYWPWQTKVILDGNILEKVDSQLVNGHLSYFLGAIGMPGLTSLIGVQEKGHITAGSNQTMVVSGAAGACGSLAGQIGHLLGCSRVVGICGTPEKCLFLTSELGFDAAINYKEGNVAEQLHKLCPAGVDVYFDNVGGDISDTVISQMNQNSHIILCGQISQYNKDVPYPPPLPPAIEAIQKERNITRERFLVLNYKDKFESGILQLSQWFKEGKLKIKETMINGLENMGAAFQSMMTGGNIGKQIVCISGDTSL; from the exons ATGATTGTACAAAGAGTGGTATTGAATTCCAGACCTG gaaaaaatggTCATCCAGTGGCAGAAAATTTCCGAGTAGAAGAAGTAAACTTACCAGATTGTGTCAATGAAGGACAAGTACAAGTCAGAACTCTTTATCTTTCCGTGGATCCTTACATG cgTTGTAGAATGAATGAAGACACTGGCAGTGACTATATAACACCTTGGCAGCTGTCTCAGGTGGTTGATGGTGGAGGTGTTGGGATTATAGAAGAAAGCAAACACCCAAATTTTACGAAAGGCGATTTTGTGACTTCTTTCTATTGGCCCTGGCAAACCAAGGTTATTCTGGATGGAAATATCCTTGAAAAG gtaGACTCACAGCTTGTGAATGGACACCTTTCATACTTTCTTGGAGCTATAGGGATGCCTGGTTTGACTTCCTTGATTGGGGTACAGGAAAAAGGTCATATAACTGCTGGATCTAATCAGACAATGGTTGTTAGTGGGGCTGCTGGTGCTTGTGGATCCTTGGCTGGGCAG ATTGGCCATTTGCTGGGCTGTTCCAGAGTCGTGGGAATTTGTGGAACACCTGAGAAGTGCCTCTTTTTGACCTCAGAATTGGGCTTCGATGCTGCAATTAATTATAAAGAGGGGAATGTTGCAGAACAACTTCATAAATTATGCCCAGCTGGAGTGGATGTTTACTTCGACAATGTTGGTGGTGACATCAGTGATACAGTGATAAGTCAG ATGAATCAGAACAGCCACATCATCCTATGTGGTCAAATTTCTCAGTACAACAAAGATGTGCCTTACCCTCCTCCACTACCCCCCGCTATAGAAGCAatccagaaggaaagaaacatcaCAAG AGAAAGATTTCTGGTGTTAAATTATAAGGATAAATTTGAGTCTGGTATTCTCCAGCTGAGTCAATGGTTTAAAGAAGGGAAGCTAAAG ATCAAAGAGACTATGATAAATGGATTGGAAAACATGGGAG ctgCATTCCAGTCCATGATGACAGGAGGTAACATTGGAAAGCAGATAGTTTGCATTTCAGGAGATACCTCTTTGTAA